In the genome of Lathyrus oleraceus cultivar Zhongwan6 chromosome 4, CAAS_Psat_ZW6_1.0, whole genome shotgun sequence, the window TGAGTTTTGAGTTGTCCTGATAAAAAATAATTAGGTGATATATATTTAACATGTAAAcattataaataaaataaacattaGCCCAATGATTAAGAATCTCGCCCAGTAAGTTTAGGTACTGAGTTAAAACCTCGTCGgtagaaaaaataaaaaaatcttACGCTCCCTAATATTACATGGGGTGACGTATATTTAACCTAAGAAAAAAAGATACCCATAGTATGGGTAATTTCTATACTTCTATAGAGAATTTCAAAATCACAAACAAAGCCCAAGTATTAGGATGAAATTGAGAAACAACAACATTAATAACCTTCAATACCTCCTTTTTATAGTGAAAGGTACCCCTAACTCCAAAGTCTGTTATCACCcattataaaaataaaaatatttggatCCAATCTTTTTTTATTATAGTGAGAATCAATGTTCAAAGTCACTTCATCGTCACTTAATCACAAAAAATGCCACTTCCTAAAATGGTGACCTCCATAAGCAACCTCACTAATCCCTAAAAAATACGCTAAATCGACACTATTATGACTTGAGACATTGTTCAATATCACTATATCAACTCCCATAGCCACCCAACATTTTCGTTTTCACAAACCTTCAATCTACCTTACCATCGCCTCGTGTCAAGCTGTTAAAACATCAAATATACTCACATATCTCAGCATTTGTTTTTGGTTCAACCATTTCTCTCGAAGAATCACACTCCTTAATAAATACCATACATAGGTAAGTAAAAAAGGGAAATACAAGATGATAAAAAGAAAAACACGTGAGTGTAAGAGGAGCAAATGCGATGACAATCATTCTTTCTTCACTAAGTGTATAGGCGGAACATCAATGTAATGAAAAGAAAGAAGAAAGTTTGAAGTACATGATATAATGTTCACAATATTCCAACAGAAGAGTACAACAAGGATTGAAACCAATTAGAAGAAAATGACAAAAACACTTAGTTCCTACATGCCTCGTGCTTGGATAATGTGTATCTATGTCTATATCGATCTCGGTATGTTTGATTTCCTTCAAAGCACTTTGCCACCATATGCCTCGTGTTTGGGAAAATGTGTACAAATATGCCTATACTGACCTTCATATATATGGTTTCCTTATAAGTCAAAGCATTTTACCCCTACACACCTCGTGCTTGGAAAACTGTGTACCAGAATGCCTATACGAACCTCTATATACCCAATTTTTTTATAAGGTAAATCAGTTCGCCCTTACATTCCCTAGTATTTGAGACTATAAATcataaataatatatattttaacAATACAGATGTCTATCAAGATGAATAGGTTTTTAATGTATTCATGACTAAGAACATTAGGAGAGAATTAAACTCTCTTCAAATGTTTTAAATATAGTAAAAATTTCATTCAATTGATATTTTAAGAACATAAAgaaaatgatgaaataatgaaataGATAAAAGTTCTTTCCATTATTTCTTCTCTAGCTTACTAAAGTGGCACTCTTTTTCAAAATTTGAGGTCGCTTCCCGTTTGAACCAGACTCGCCTCCGAACTACTACGGCAATAGCGGCAATTGGCAGAATCTCCGATCTCATGTTTCATTATCACCGTCTCAGAACTCTCCTCTACACCCAAACCCCAAAATGTCACCTTCTTCACAGAACCACCTCTTTCAATCCCTTCTCCACCGCCACTTCAGATTCAACTCAACAATCCTTCACAGTTTCCTATCTCATCAACAGTTTCGGTTTATCTCCACAAGAAGCTCTCAAAGCTTCAAAACGACTTCGTTTCACCACCCCCGAAAAACCCAATTCCGTTATCGCCTTCTTCAAAACCCACGGTTTCTCTAATCCCCAAATCCAATCCATCGTTCTCAAAGCACCCACACTCTTATCATCCAACCCCACCAAAACCATTCTCCCAAAGTTTCAATTTTTAGCCTCCAAAGGTGCTTCTCCCTCTGACATAGCCGCCACCGTCGCCAGAAGCCCCCATTTCCTGGGTTCAAGCCTGAAACGCATTGTCCCTTCTTTTGATTTGGTAAGAAGTTTCTGCCCATCTGATCAAAAAGCTATTACTTCAATCATTGTTTGTCCCTCTTCCATTAGTGATATCCGCATGAAACCAAATCTTCAATTTTTGCTTGATTCCGGTGTCACTCCTTCAAGCATTTACCGTTTGCTTTGTTCTAGACCTTCTGTAATTTGTTCTAGTGATTTGAGAAAGGCTGTGGAGGAGATTAAGGGATTAGGGTTTGATACTTCCAAGTACAATTTTTGTGTGGCATTACTTGCCAAGAGGGCTATCTCTAAATCCCAATGGGATGCTAAAGTTGATGCCTTGAAGAGTTGGGGTTGTTCTGAAGAAGTGATTTTTGAGGCTTTTAAAAGACAGCCTAACTTTATGCTACGGTCGCCGGATAAACTCAACGCGGTGATGCGTTTTTGGGTCGAAGAGCTTGGTTGGGATCCTTCATTGCTATTGGCAGCACCGGATCTTTTCGGATTTAGTATAGAGAAAAGGTTTATTCCTAGGGCTTCTGTTGTTAAGTATCTTCTTTCCAATGGTTTGATGAAGAAGGATGCTAGCTTAGTTACACCATTTTATTTGTCTGACGAGTTGTTCCTGCAAAGGTATGTGAAACGGTTTGAGGATGAAGAAGCATCTAGGCTATTGAAGCTATATCAAGGTTAGGATTCTAGCATCTGGTGCTTTGTAACTGAATAAACCAGCCATATTATGTTTATTCATCTTGTTATACTTGCTCATTAAGTTGGAACCTTTTTGTTGTTGGTCACAGTTTTGACTTATATCCTCATGTATTATGGAATTACGACAATGCTTGAATTTCTGACAAAAAATAAGTGTGGAATTGGAGAGCAAGAAAGTAGAAATATTTTTAGAATGTGTGAGTAAGCATAAATTGCtctctatttttatttttatgataTCAGATAATAGAAGAATTGAAGTCTTTGATTCAGGTTTTTCTTTAGCAGCTCATTCAATTTTGGATGACCGTTTAGCTCACTAGCGTGGGTTGAATTCATCATAATATCAATGGACTCTTGATGATTATAACAAGAGCAGGGGAATGGTGAGCAGTTAGTTGCATACTAATTTGCTAGCCAAAAAAGCTATTAGGGCAAATAACAGCCTTAGGTTCAATAAGCCCCATTGTTGTAACATTTTCAATGATTATTAATCTATGAGgattttttattcaattttttttacaCCAGATTAGTGTCTGCTTATATGCTATTTGAGTTGATATTCTTCTTTTACCTGTGTTGTAGTTGTCTGGATACTGCTGTTAAGCAGCACTTTTGTCTAATGTGAAATCATACTAATATTTGAAATCTATTACACAGAATATCAATATAGGACCTGGCAACCATTTTCCTTTAGTTCTAGAAGATTAATAGACTTTTGAGTAGAAGTGGTATGCAGCTGCCCTATATGAAGATTTACTTTTATGCATTGTTTCTTTTACCGGAGTTTCACCTTTTAAAAATGAATAAGTAGGATATTACGAATTCGAACCCGTGCCCCTGCAATCTGTGGCTTGACAGGACTGCATTGGTTTTAATGTTAGAGGAAGTCCCTATTTGGCTGTTCTATGACACAACCAACACTTCTTTCCATCTCCGCCATTCATGCCATTCTTTCCTTCTCTTCAAATAATAGCTTTATCAAGTTTACCTTTCACCTTACTAATGATCAAATATGGCTCATATATGCAACCTCGCCTTGTCAAGCTGAGTCAAGAACTTCTGAGATCAGTTCTGAACCGTTTTCTGGCATAATTCAAATAGGTTTGTTGCCAGATTCCGATTCAAAAAACAAGAATGTTCTTGACAGATTCAATTCTTGTTTTTGACAGGTGATGCGATGCTCAGAGAATTATATAGTGTTTAGTATAAGTTTGAGAAGAAAGGTTCAAGTGATTTAATGATGTTAGAACATCCTCTTCATCTTTAGTTTTTTTCTAACAAAGATTCTAATGTTGCTGTTTTGATTGATTTTAAGTATATTAGCATTCTCAAGAGCTTGTTGGTGGTGTTTGTGATTCATGGCCTTTGAAAACTGATCATGTTTCTATAACTTTGCATTCTACTAACAATAGTACCAACGAGTCATTTTGTATTGAGAGCAGATTTTTTGTTTTCCTGTGCTTAGGTAATTAGTATTCTGAATATTCATAttattaaaagaaaaaaaaggttaAAGTCAAAGATGTTGTAATATGATTTGTTAGAATTGTATAATAAAGCATAAGCTTGGCAGGAAACATGCAGAGTGGAGTTGATAGCTGgaagaaaaagtaaaaaaaccGATATAAACAAAAAATTCGGTAGTGTATATAAAAAACCAGGTATATCGGATATTTCAAATATTCGGTATCTGGAGTTACATACCGGTTTATTTTAAAAGTACCCGTATTTACTGGATTTTTTAACAAAGGTGAAAAATTCGGTAGTTTAAATAAAGGTATCGGTTTTTTCAAAATCAACCTTTAGATATCAGATTTTTATGAATTTGTAAAATATTTGATAGTGCTAATTGAAAAGTTGAGATTTTACCGACAATTTTGTACGGTTGTGATTGTAACGACCATTTTGTGTGGTCCAGAATGAATCCAAAGTTATATAAATATGGGTCATACGTTGTTAAGTAAAACATCTTACAATGTCTTAGTTTTTGTGTAAGGCATAAGTGTACTTCAACGGGGTGAAACATCCTATAGAGTTTCGGCTCCCGAAGGGAACCACATGTCTCGCCCTCTTGAGATCCAAGTTGAATAATATGTTGTCCGACGCCGAGAATAGGAAGGTGAATAAGATCGAGTTTTCATGCAGTTTGTATTGATACTGATGGAAAAGTGAAATATAACCTTATTGAGTTGAACACCGATGAAGATTTGAAAGTTATGTGGAGAACATATCACCGTAGGCTAACTAAGGGAGCGATCAAGTTTGATGCGACAATTTCTAGATTTTTCGACGACATAATCAAGTTGTTGAAATATCTAGAATAATCTAGTAATGATCAGGTTTTCTTATTTATTATCGTTTTGTTAAGTTATGTAATCGCTTGTCTAAGTTATGCAATCACTTGCCAAATGTTAAGTTATGTTCATCATGCAGTAATGGAAGTGCCAAAATATTATCTAATAAACAGTGTTGTGCAAATGTCTAAGTAATACCACACGTAATATACAAATAATACAAAAAATGATAATAATGTTCAAATAGGCCCTCCATGGGATAAGTGTGATGCATGCGATGCCAAAGTATAAACTTCACCATATGAGTTCACCAGAGCTATGAAGTTATCCATAATGACTGTTATCATCTGCAAGCGCTGAGCGTCATCCACACCATGTGGAAGCGACAACATGTCATCAGAAGGTCCCCCTACATGAGAAAGTTCAACATCATTT includes:
- the LOC127073322 gene encoding uncharacterized protein LOC127073322 isoform X2, which translates into the protein MFHYHRLRTLLYTQTPKCHLLHRTTSFNPFSTATSDSTQQSFTVSYLINSFGLSPQEALKASKRLRFTTPEKPNSVIAFFKTHGFSNPQIQSIVLKAPTLLSSNPTKTILPKFQFLASKGASPSDIAATVARSPHFLGSSLKRIVPSFDLVRSFCPSDQKAITSIIVCPSSISDIRMKPNLQFLLDSGVTPSSIYRLLCSRPSVICSSDLRKAVEEIKGLGFDTSKYNFCVALLAKRAISKSQWDAKVDALKSWGCSEEVIFEAFKRQPNFMLRSPDKLNAVMRFWVEELGWDPSLLLAAPDLFGFSIEKRFIPRASVVKYLLSNGLMKKDASLVTPFYLSDELFLQRYVKRFEDEEASRLLKLYQEYQYRTWQPFSFSSRRLIDF
- the LOC127073322 gene encoding uncharacterized protein LOC127073322 isoform X1 — translated: MFHYHRLRTLLYTQTPKCHLLHRTTSFNPFSTATSDSTQQSFTVSYLINSFGLSPQEALKASKRLRFTTPEKPNSVIAFFKTHGFSNPQIQSIVLKAPTLLSSNPTKTILPKFQFLASKGASPSDIAATVARSPHFLGSSLKRIVPSFDLVRSFCPSDQKAITSIIVCPSSISDIRMKPNLQFLLDSGVTPSSIYRLLCSRPSVICSSDLRKAVEEIKGLGFDTSKYNFCVALLAKRAISKSQWDAKVDALKSWGCSEEVIFEAFKRQPNFMLRSPDKLNAVMRFWVEELGWDPSLLLAAPDLFGFSIEKRFIPRASVVKYLLSNGLMKKDASLVTPFYLSDELFLQRYVKRFEDEEASRLLKLYQVLTYILMYYGITTMLEFLTKNKCGIGEQESRNIFRMCE
- the LOC127073322 gene encoding uncharacterized protein LOC127073322 isoform X3, which produces MFHYHRLRTLLYTQTPKCHLLHRTTSFNPFSTATSDSTQQSFTVSYLINSFGLSPQEALKASKRLRFTTPEKPNSVIAFFKTHGFSNPQIQSIVLKAPTLLSSNPTKTILPKFQFLASKGASPSDIAATVARSPHFLGSSLKRIVPSFDLVRSFCPSDQKAITSIIVCPSSISDIRMKPNLQFLLDSGVTPSSIYRLLCSRPSVICSSDLRKAVEEIKGLGFDTSKYNFCVALLAKRAISKSQWDAKVDALKSWGCSEEVIFEAFKRQPNFMLRSPDKLNAVMRFWVEELGWDPSLLLAAPDLFGFSIEKRFIPRASVVKYLLSNGLMKKDASLVTPFYLSDELFLQRYVKRFEDEEASRLLKLYQGNEQ